The DNA segment cccccccccgtaaaactgcacattttagcgttattttaattccaaaggccaagagaactttatcaggatgcatactatcctgatccatgacataactggcctttaataataaaaatctgcctgcttctatgggaatttaacataggggggtgtatacttatgccccctgtattttaaggaagaacatttatttatttacaatacattattcattcacaaagaaaattggtgtataaaggttggattttccaaattattttgaattaaggcattacgatcaatttccaaaaaccACTATTCAAACCACTGTACGTAGAAAAAGTCGTAGATCTTTGAAAAATGGGGAtcacaacaaaagtgttgcgtttataattttgttcagtgcaTAACAGACGGATGGACTCACCCTCAGACCTCGCAGTACTCGGTCTTTCATCACACCCAGGAATTCCTTGTGGCTCAGGCAGTTGTCCCCGTCCATGTCAAACAGTTTAAACACAGTGTCCAGCACATTCTCAGACAGATCGTTGCCCGTGGCGATCCTCACGGCTCGTTTGAAGTGGGCTGCAATGAGAGGAAGGAAAACCATCTACTGCATCCAGCGTTTACAGAAATCTGTCCACATTCTAATCAATAGGGAGGCGTTACCCATTCCAACTGGACGGTTGGCTCCAGTGAGCATTTTCAGTGAAAAGGCAAAATCCTCCAGGTTGTTGGTGAAGAGACAGAAGGCCTTGAACTCATCGAACGTGATACTCTGCAAGACAACATTTCACGTCATTCAAACGCTTCACTCAATGTTTCCACAGCGTTTCTGTGAGGGGAAGGGCTTCGACCTGTCCGGCAGGGATCCTCTTCCTCATGTTCTCCCAGTAGATGTCGTTGTTTTCTTCGTTGGTGTAGTGTAGCAGCCACTCGGCAAAGTCTTCTCTGCGCATGGTGTCCATCCCTTTGGAGAACTGCAGGAACTCCATCTCCTGGACTTCAGCCTGCAGGTCCTGCATGAACCTGAACAACAGAAATGGTTTGCTGGGAATATGATGCTTTATGAACAacaccacttaaaaaaaaaagagcacaacAAAGACATCTGAAAATAAATCCATTCTTTACATTAAAGTCCAATTTCTTTCTGTAAATATAGACAATGTAGTCCAGAGTCTTTGGATTTGACTGCCCTTCACTGCATTAGTTCACTGTTTCTGCTCCGTATGGAGATTATTGTATGGGCGATTCCAAGATTTTTGAtgtggggtgacatcataaTAATTTCCGGCCCTGCCCCTGATATTGACCACATACAGTAGCTGGGTTTATGTACGACACCAAACCCTGGATATTTCATTCACTTAGTACATTTAAAGGTGGTGTCTGGGATTCTAATCCAATACACTTGTTCAGCAAATGTCTCTTTGCACCAGGAAAGATTGTTTGTTCcttaaatttataaaaaataaataaaaatttgatcacaaatatatatatatatatatatatatatatatatatattatctctAATGTTTGTCTGACTGAGTGGCTGTAATTATACTGTTATAACGAATAACTTTGGTGATGGAGTCTCATTTAAAGTGTGAGATTgtatttaagtgtttttcaATTACAAGGTTGTTAAGTCTAAACAGGGGCAgcgctttgtttttttctaccaaTAATGTTTTTTGCGCTGTTTAGGGGGTCCTTTGCTCTTTAGAATTTCAAAGGGTGTACATTATTGAAAAAAGTTAGCAATCCAGTGTATGTTTTAGTCTGTAGGAAACATGGCCTAGTCGACCTTAATGTAGCCCCTACACTAGACTAGAGTACACTAAAGTGCTGCAAGCCATTTTCATCAGTTTATTCCTCACAAAATGGGGTTTCCTTGCTTCCTTGCATAAAGGCTACCACAGCCTACtttctaaagtaaaaaaaagcccATATTTTACATCATTTTTCCTTCTGGCAAATATGTGGAAAACCTGATGTTTTAATTGTGATCCTGATGCATTTTCAGTCCTGTGAGCTTCCCTCCCATAGGCCAGGGCTATCTATTCTAATTTTTAAATTCCTCAGAAGCTGTCCCATTGGACTGTTTACAGAGCACTTGTCAATTAAGTaaagcggtgtgtgtgtgaagtacAATAGTGTACAGTAAGTTCACCGTACTGGATATAAAGATCGAATTCAGCAAACCGTCCACGATTCTAGCCTTTACATCTGGGACGTAGACTGATACACACTATATGTGATCAGTGAATAAAGGATCCCTgacagtagcagcagcagctgagTGTGTGACTAGATTCAAAAgcctttattcatcccacattggggaaattcacactgttgcagcagcaagggATAAGAGGAAAAGTAGAACACACAGATTAACACACAATACTAAATTGGATTAAAgagaataaatattaaaatagctaaatgtatttacagtattgcacagtcacattttatcagtcctgatgtgtgtgttttgtccatgTGGTCTACTGGGAGCAGCACGATACCTCTCCACTGGACTACACGGTACATCTCCTTACCTGCAGAACTCCTGATAGTGCAGCTTGTTCTGTCCTTTCTTCCCAAAGAAGTAGGCCTGCAGAGTTGTGTTCACACTCTCCCCTTCTTCCGCTGGTTTCTGTAAACATCCAGGGAATGAACACCACCATGTTAAAACTCAACTGGCAGATATTACTCTGTATTTAAATGGTGATGTTGAAATATCAAAATCAAGCTACGTTTTACTTTTAAGGGAACAGGGATACCCACCTCTGTGCTTTCCTGTGCTCTCTTTTTACCTCCAATGattttcttcagcttcagaaaaagaaaattccaaACACTGTTAGCATTCAACCAGAGGAATTATGCAAAAATGTTAACATACGTCCCTCTTCTCTGGGCTATAATAaggaatgataaaaaaaaacaaaaacatagatATAACATCTACTTAAtgaacacacaacagacactgGCGCAGATGACAATCCATGCACCTCTTCTCTATGATTGGAAAACTTTAGGCTTTTAGCACCCAGTCACAACATGAGAATACGACACAAGGTGCATAGCGTGCCAACATGCAGTCTACTAGCCTAGGCCCGATCTAGACTACACACATAGAGGTCTTCTCTCAACATAGCAGAGGCTAAGTCCAATTGGAACAGAGACACAAATGACATGAACTATATGGACTATACTGAGGGGCTGACTTAATCGAGATTGTTGCTTCTGGGGGGCTCCATGCAGAGCATTCTCCGTAGCTTGGGAGGAGGTTTATACATGTGCGTTGGTGTCTGCGTCGTTCTCATCGTACAGAATGGCAGggctggcatgtgtgtgtgtgtggggagtgtgtgtagagcgtgtgagagagtgacagggaTTATCTTCGAGTAGTGAGAgtagtcatagtgagagaaacaaagtgNNNNNNNNNNtctttctgaccacggtgggaaatctatagcaggagaagttaaccctttccttgatTTCATGTAGTTTATGGAGAGGAATGGAgtcgggggaaatgcaacgctaccaagccacggtcATGCGGAGCAATCACAGTTGTTGCAACGTGTAGctacattttttgagaggtgcgcGACAGGCTACGGCGTAGCGTCCGTATCTCCACGTACCTACGGCTTTGATTTAATGCAGGTAGGTAGGTATAAACTAGGCTGCAGGCTGCAGAGATGCAAACACATGACAGATGGAAACCAGACTAGAGAGTAGCTAGCAGTGCATCTCTCCCTCACCTTCACATGGCACCATGGTCCATACTTACAACTGTGGCAGCATCAGTGCTTGAGGCAGCATTAAAAGTGATAATAatttttgaaattgaaatgcATACAAACATGAATGAGAATCACAATTCTCTCTGTGCAATGCCCCCCCGTGTTATGTTCACTACAACATTGTTCAAATTTcaccaacaaaaacataatgaaatTTATCAGATGTCTTACCTTGAGAAATTCCTTTTGGTCCACCTGCTCATTGCCGTCTACATCCAGCATTTTGAAAGCTATATGAAATCCTGTACTCGGCTCTGCAACAGTAATGCACATCAGTCATCTGAATATTCTAGAAGAGCTCACGTGAATCCCTGCGCTTGGTTAGTAGGGCAAAGTTACATTATGTCAACACAGCCAGGAAAACAGTGCTGAGAAAGAACATTATCACAAATCAGGTCAACTGATGCTGCACTGAAATGTGCAGGTGTGCAAAGCTCGGACAAACGACTGGGGGggagaaaatgcaaagtcaAGTCTCAAAATCACGGGCAAATCCATTCAGCACAATATCACtgagagagagtgggggaagACCTTGGAAGGCCCAGAAGTTCATGCAGAGATAGGGAATCTACTAGTCTGGATTAATGGACGTACATTGTGGAGACTAGGACTCTACTTACTGGTCAGGATAGTCAGCAGGAACAGATACTCTGTGTAGGATATCAAACCTGCAAGACACAAAGAATTGTACGCTGAATTATATTTAGGAAATAAGATAACCAACACGTATATTAACAGACATTGAAAACAAATACTCTGCAAACATTCAGTTTTCCTGTTAAGATCACAAAAGGTCTAATTAAGATCCCACAAGTTGTCCTTCTGATGCCGAGTTTGAACTGCAGTCAGTAACAGCGTGACCAGATGTGGACAGTCTGGAGCTCCTGTGTGTTTCCTCTACTCCGCTGACAGACGTACCGTTGTCTCCTATGGATCTGAACAGCTCACTACCAGCCCGGCCTTTAGTGGCGGCCCCCAACATTTGGTTAACTTCCTGCAAAGGCACAAATAAGAAGCAGAAAACAGCAATGAGGATGAGTATGCTCTACATGTGCAGTTTGAAGCCATTTATCTAACCAATGTGTCGATGTGGACATACTTTTGTTGTTAAACTTCTCTTCTGCAGCTTTCCTACGTGAGAAGAAACAAAGCTCTGTTAATATAGCAATAAAAAAGCGTATTAAATAACAGCATAAGACAGGCATTACatgcaatttctttttcatgCATCTTGGTTTTATACATCTGAATGTCTGGGGATTTTCATCCCCTGCAGTTCAGTGAACATTATGTACACCATTCTTTTGTCCGTTACTACAGAGAACACCCAACAGCTGGTGACGTAGACTGAAGAACAGACAACCATGATGACTGCTTTTTGGGCTAATAGGCCAATAATATCTAGAACTCTTTCTATATTCCCAGTGATTAAAATAACTCCAGTATATAGAATTAATCTGCTGATGGAGGTTAGCTGTACTTATGTATGGTTAAATATCTGCTGACATGGTGCATgcgtgaataaaaaaaaaacacgtcacCTCTTATACAGTAAAGTCTTGTTTTAAGCATTTCAAGTTACATTTGAAAGTGACATTTAATGAACCTCAAATTGCAACTCCTACCCAAACTAATTTATATGTAGgattatatatacactgtatatatatataatatacagtattttcacATTACCACTCACAACTCTCAGGATACTGCAGGCAACCTTATTTCTAATCACCCGGATCTATATTTCATATACAAAGCTCTGTCGAGGTCTGACCTTGTGGCCCAGGCACAAGACATTTCTCCCAGTTCTAGTCAAGTTATTACATTTAATATCAAACTTATGATGTGAAATCTTCCTCCAGCAgctcttttttgtctcttctttGTTGCTGTCACAATACCACGTCTCTATTGTCCATGGAAGAGTCGTGTTAGAATGAAGGAAGTGGATGTGCAGCAGCAGCGCTTCCACTTACTATCAGTTTGTCACTACGTAGCCTCCTTTACATTTCAAGAGAACTGCACTAAATTGTGATATGGTGTCTCATAGTATTCTGGTCCTGTCTATGTAcaggtgacaaaaaaaaggaaaaaccaaCATAGTATATCTGAGTAAAATGTTAGGCAACAAGGAGCCTCATGCATAGCTTCAATGCTCTCTGACATGGATTCTCTGCAGCTGTACTGGAGGGATGAACACAACTGTTCTGAAAACTAGAGAGCGCTGTCGATCATGTCCGTCCATGACCTCGTAAAGGTGTTCAACTGGGTCGAGAAATCTATCTGGTGACTGTGATGGCTATTACATTATTTTCACACTCATCAATTCCTTTCATattaaatcaacatttctgtaaatgtgccagtgttagccagtcggcaACTTTTAAACCGTAGTCCTTTGGTCAGATGATTTTAGACCATGGCAGgaagaagcaacaaaaaaattaattaattaatacaggttaaaacatgaatacaggttaaaatacagtggcttgagaaagcttacacacccatgctaaagttgattaaaaagaagaatcaaaaaaacatcttttagaaattgatcttaatgccttaattgaaAAAAGAATTAGGAAATTCCAAATttttaaggacacaaattttctttgtggatgaataatgtattgtaaataaataaatgttcttccttaaaatacagggggcataagtatatgccccctgtattttaaattcccatagaggcaggcacattctGATTTttgaaggccagttatttcatgggtcaggatactatgcatcctgataaagttcatttgacctttaaaattaaaatagccccccccccccccccccataagaTCATcccatacccttcaccatacatagagatagacATGGGGAACTTTACAGAAAATCATCTTTCAATGCATATCAAACCAGTTATTAagttaactgaaataacaccatgcctagcattatgtatggtgaagggaatgtgatgatgtgtgtgtgtggggggggtattAATTCCTAAGGCCAAGGgtactttatcaggatgcatagtatcctgatccatgaaataactggcctttaaaaataaaaatctgcctgctcctatgggaatttaacataggacttaaaaggttggattttcctaattgttttaattgaggcattaagatcaatttccaaaagttgtgttttattcctctttttgatcaactttagcatggttgtgtaaacttatgcaagccactgtatacaTATAGTAATCAAAAAGACACCATACATACAGTTAAATCAGAAATATAAGCTTTTTTTGTATGCCATGGGTAGCTGCAGAAAGCATCAGGACACCGGCAGAGATTACATATCAACAGTAGCTCGAGTTAATATAAGAAGCCAAGCAAGCATCAGGACACGTTCATGCACCCCCgacaccagacgcctcccgatacaatatcatcacgatacttttgccacaatacaatattattgcgattttaaacatatcgCAATATTCTGAGATACTTAGCAATTTATAACCTGTTTTCCAACTTCTCATTTTTCCTCagtttcaaatgacgtccccaaaaggaaactttgtcaacaNNNNNNNNNNatctaaaaagatacatttctctgtttgtgcaTATCACTTGCAGAGcaattgtattgctgcaaaatgggattgtcaagcagccAAAGTGACCAACACATATTTGTAtggatacagtattgccacggaaaatatcgcgatactacgCCGTATAAAAAAATGTCCCCACCCCTAGCAAGCagtaataaaaacatgtttttccttttcattgttTACCCATCTTCTGTAGTATAGACTAGTGGAGACTATAGACTTAATGAGCGGAAGTGGAGCTTACTGTCGACATTCTCCAGCATCACAGAGAAAAGGAAGTCTCGCGGGGTCATGTAGGGCTCTTCATCGTAGACCACAGAGGCGAACTGGATGAAACGAATCTTCCTAGCAGACGGTTGGGGCGGTGAAGCTTCCTGAAAGAGCACGAGGGTCACAAATATCACTGCACACTACAGTACTCACTGTTGGCCTGTTTAAAANNNNNNNNNNaaaaaaagtattttacagtgtgtgtggagtgtgagTGACAGCTGGGGGGCGTTAACGTTAGTTGTTAGCAAGCTAGTCCCAAACTCAGGCTGACTATTGACGCCCTTTCTGTAGGCTAACTATTCATATGTGCTGCTGAAACACGTATTTAGCATAGCAGCATAttgaaacagacagacatatgAAAGGTACAACGGTCACACCGTGCGTCTGTTTGCGACCAGCTTCGACGTCGACGACAGAAACTTTTATTATGCGTGTAAAGTTACTCACTTTTGGTACCTCAGCATAAACCGCGAAGGGCAGAGTCCTGTTGTTGGCATGATATTGGTAATAACAGATAACACCAGTTCCGATAACAGACCCTAAAATACCAGGTCTGACAGCACGGCGCAGGGATAACGTTTTCAGAGACTGAGGACTCCTCGAAATATTCCTCAACACGGCGGTTACCCTTCCCCAGctggccattttttttttaggaaggtAGCTGTAAACGAAAAACTCAAAGGCTAGGCTTCCGTAGCTGCGTACTGTATGTGGGCAGGGCCACGCCCCCATGTGTGACGTATGCGCTCAGTTCCGGAAAGACCATATATGTCCATATGTAAACCCACAGAATAGATAAAGACAATCTAAGGAATCTATGACAATGGGAACTACAAACTGAACTTCAGGACAGAGCAGATTAATGTAATTTGGGCTTTATGTTTCATCATCACACCCTGCCAGCTACCTATAGACATATTCGCTGTACCATATTTGGTTATTTTCAAGAACAGTGTCCCAAATATGATCTGTTTATTTAATGCCATTGCAGAGGGGCTGTTCTCCAATGCCCTCAAATAAAATTCTGTAATTGAGAAAAACCTGTTTTAATCCATGACTGACTTTTGTAAGTGTTGAGATAGATAAACCTTGTCctttcacacacatcacatcacatcgattgtgtaatgtttattttcaGACTCCTCTATCACAAGGGAACATTGGGTCTTCCCCTTCAAGGTTGGGTTGAATTATAACCGGTAAACCTGGTGGGGGACAATGTGAAAGGATTGGGATGTTACCGTGGAGACAGAGCATGCACAcaaagtgtaaatgtaaattctACTTTTAATCTGAGCCCACATTTATGTGCCTCAGAGCAGGAAAATAGTCCTATTAACCCACACAGAGAAATGCATTTCAAATGGATTTTGACTAATATTTGACACAAGTAAAAACTATTTATCACATTTCTAAAGCTTCAGTGTGTAACTTtctgatattaatgaacgtccgttacattgaAGCCGTTGCCAagtgagttgctacaaagctaattaagaccatcagctccacatgactctctctggatttctcattTCACAAGATTGTGCGCAGAAACTTGAGTAAAGATAATGACCTCCATCAtgcttttttaatcctccgtgtcctccttggctactggCAACTGTGTGAAGGAGGGGTGGGTGGTTGTATCGCAACATAGCTTTAAACTAGCAGAAAAGTCACCCTATCTTCTTCAGGATTTAGGAGCGCTGCGGAGGTCTGCATGTCATATACTACTTGGTCTTAATGTTCCATGGCACCCCTTTGGGTAATACTGTATACAATATTACTGAAAATGACAGATTACAGTGGCAGGATACTGTAGATCAACATATCTTGATTAAATAACAATTCATT comes from the Etheostoma spectabile isolate EspeVRDwgs_2016 chromosome 13, UIUC_Espe_1.0, whole genome shotgun sequence genome and includes:
- the micu2 gene encoding calcium uptake protein 2, mitochondrial, coding for MASWGRVTAVLRNISRSPQSLKTLSLRRAVRPGILGSVIGTGVICYYQYHANNRTLPFAVYAEVPKEASPPQPSARKIRFIQFASVVYDEEPYMTPRDFLFSVMLENVDRKLQKRSLTTKEVNQMLGAATKGRAGSELFRSIGDNGLISYTEYLFLLTILTKPSTGFHIAFKMLDVDGNEQVDQKEFLKLKKIIGGKKRAQESTEKPAEEGESVNTTLQAYFFGKKGQNKLHYQEFCRFMQDLQAEVQEMEFLQFSKGMDTMRREDFAEWLLHYTNEENNDIYWENMRKRIPAGQSITFDEFKAFCLFTNNLEDFAFSLKMLTGANRPVGMAHFKRAVRIATGNDLSENVLDTVFKLFDMDGDNCLSHKEFLGVMKDRVLRGLRVQNQSGFSGYWKCVKQETLKAAKEALGGPAAPI